Proteins encoded within one genomic window of Neorhizobium galegae bv. orientalis str. HAMBI 540:
- a CDS encoding antitoxin Xre/MbcA/ParS toxin-binding domain-containing protein — MAHAFEIGAAAFRESQSALLSARRVSDLLGLTQAELAKLIGVARNTLTAKSGARKVDLALSPVVRILAMASEMAGDENRAAIWFKHQPIPGWAGKTAYDLVGEGKADKVLAYLEAVRSGVYA, encoded by the coding sequence ATGGCTCATGCTTTTGAAATCGGCGCCGCCGCTTTCCGTGAATCGCAATCCGCGCTTTTATCGGCGCGGCGGGTGTCCGATCTGCTCGGACTGACCCAGGCGGAACTCGCAAAACTGATCGGTGTCGCCCGCAATACGCTGACGGCCAAGAGCGGCGCCCGCAAGGTGGATCTGGCGCTCTCCCCGGTCGTGCGCATTCTGGCCATGGCGAGCGAGATGGCCGGCGACGAGAACCGCGCGGCGATCTGGTTCAAGCACCAGCCTATCCCGGGCTGGGCGGGCAAGACGGCTTACGACCTCGTCGGCGAAGGCAAGGCCGACAAGGTACTCGCCTACCTGGAGGCGGTACGCTCCGGCGTTTATGCCTGA
- the scpB gene encoding SMC-Scp complex subunit ScpB: protein MAKRARQIVIDKELLHLTQEERHRQWAARVEAVIFASSEPVTRKALERVVGEDCDIEAIIEEIRESLGGRPYELVAVAGGWQHRTRPEFADVIHASGTANAPPADLTDHQALVLMTIGYFQPVTRAEISKIFGREVSRDTIATLRQLGFLASGPRSPTPGAPYTYITTPAFLTAFGFDTLRDLPDAEMLEDAGLLTRKLPVDDFVEPELEDDDD, encoded by the coding sequence ATGGCGAAGCGGGCGCGGCAAATCGTCATCGACAAGGAGCTTCTCCACCTGACGCAGGAGGAGCGGCATCGCCAATGGGCGGCGCGGGTGGAGGCGGTGATCTTTGCCTCTTCCGAGCCCGTCACCCGGAAAGCGCTGGAGCGCGTCGTTGGAGAGGACTGCGATATCGAAGCGATCATCGAGGAGATCCGCGAGTCGCTCGGCGGCCGGCCTTATGAACTCGTCGCGGTCGCCGGCGGCTGGCAGCATCGCACCCGGCCGGAATTTGCCGATGTCATCCATGCTTCCGGTACTGCCAACGCACCGCCCGCGGATCTGACCGATCACCAGGCGCTGGTGCTGATGACGATCGGTTATTTCCAGCCGGTGACGCGCGCCGAAATTTCGAAGATTTTCGGGCGCGAGGTGAGCCGTGATACGATCGCGACGCTCCGGCAGCTCGGTTTCCTCGCCTCCGGCCCGCGCAGCCCGACGCCCGGTGCGCCTTATACCTATATCACCACGCCGGCCTTCCTCACCGCCTTCGGTTTCGACACACTCCGCGACCTTCCGGATGCGGAAATGCTGGAGGATGCCGGGTTGCTGACCCGCAAGCTGCCGGTCGACGATTTCGTCGAGCCGGAACTGGAAGATGACGACGATTAA
- a CDS encoding DUF1403 family protein: protein MPAARWAGPQTFAADTADAAFMAGGALYPLDQIVRAEPDWAGAWRQRLALKCATAAVRLAGRSEDEAGLRDAWLLRKPGDDPGPAGQILSAWKRLASRSAALDAEMLQTVAGMLGIKWDEPLATLAQTFDDLGLAGSAAPFAAAAIIREAHTIRPDAEALGWWLADLLLAQKLRWPVPVPLLMSQRFSSVFRAEGGRGRIRPGEEGFDRAICLAVVHAATEAGRLAADIARRAERLAFVTPKLRAKGAEDGLRLLLSDDAVSGSLQTPNLSRFASRRLFERLQQLEAVRELSGRPTFRIYGL, encoded by the coding sequence ATGCCGGCAGCTCGCTGGGCAGGTCCCCAGACTTTTGCCGCGGACACCGCGGATGCGGCATTCATGGCGGGTGGCGCGCTCTATCCGCTCGACCAGATCGTTCGGGCCGAACCTGATTGGGCGGGCGCCTGGCGGCAGCGGCTAGCGCTGAAATGCGCGACGGCGGCTGTTCGGCTTGCGGGGCGTTCGGAAGACGAGGCGGGGCTGCGCGATGCCTGGCTGTTGCGCAAGCCGGGAGACGATCCCGGTCCGGCCGGTCAGATCCTTTCGGCCTGGAAGCGGCTTGCCTCGCGTTCGGCCGCGCTTGATGCGGAAATGCTGCAGACGGTAGCTGGCATGCTCGGCATCAAATGGGACGAGCCGCTGGCAACGCTCGCGCAGACTTTTGACGACCTCGGCCTCGCCGGATCAGCCGCGCCGTTCGCGGCCGCGGCGATCATCCGCGAGGCGCACACGATCCGCCCGGATGCCGAAGCGCTCGGCTGGTGGCTTGCCGATCTCCTTCTGGCGCAGAAGCTGCGCTGGCCCGTGCCCGTGCCGCTGTTGATGAGCCAGCGCTTTTCTTCGGTGTTCCGCGCCGAGGGCGGGCGTGGCCGCATCCGGCCCGGTGAAGAAGGGTTCGACCGGGCGATCTGCCTGGCCGTTGTACATGCCGCGACCGAAGCCGGCCGGCTGGCGGCAGACATTGCCCGGCGCGCCGAGCGGCTTGCCTTCGTCACGCCAAAGCTGCGCGCGAAAGGGGCGGAGGACGGGCTGCGCCTGCTGCTCTCCGATGACGCCGTTTCCGGCTCGCTGCAAACGCCGAACCTTTCCCGTTTCGCGTCGCGCCGGCTGTTCGAGCGGCTGCAGCAGCTGGAAGCGGTGCGCGAGCTTTCCGGCCGCCCAACCTTCCGCATCTACGGGCTCTGA
- a CDS encoding S10 family peptidase has translation MIASLAVVLALSAPVLAQQQRGGDENRERGRQTEQGGGGGIFSLIPADSTTEHVFKAPSGDLPYTATAGTLDLFGQDGNRSAKIFYTAYIAKNRTSGRPLTFAFNGGPGAASAYLHLGLVGPKILEFGATGDNGTTPRLKDNPESWLAFTDLVLIDPVGTGWSRAASNDAAGGYYGVRQDADSLSKAIALYVQKNNRLDAPKYLLGESYGGFRAAKVAVSLKNSQGMLASGIIMLSPLVEGRFLANSDDPLSAALQLPSLAAAELERRNQFTPEKLADAERFAIGDYLVGLAGPSPTGQAADTLYGRVSELTGIPKDIVVRTRGFVGDVYAKQMGGPGKIVSPYDAAYAVPDAYPEDAVTRNDDPILEGYTRAYGAAFAAYARNELGFASEMTYSLLNEEVNRRWEWNGSRGGDSRSLASASTDIRDLLSVIPSFKLMIAHGYSDALTPYGASRYVIDHLPPELAAGRAELKVYRGGHMFYTRPDSRRSFAGDVRAFYEAKATD, from the coding sequence ATGATTGCATCTCTCGCCGTAGTCCTTGCCCTTTCGGCGCCAGTTCTAGCGCAGCAGCAGCGCGGTGGAGACGAGAACCGCGAGCGGGGGCGCCAGACGGAGCAGGGTGGCGGTGGTGGCATCTTCAGCCTGATCCCGGCCGATTCCACCACCGAACATGTCTTCAAGGCGCCTTCCGGCGATCTCCCCTATACCGCGACAGCCGGCACGCTGGATCTCTTCGGCCAGGACGGCAATCGCTCGGCGAAAATCTTCTATACCGCCTATATCGCGAAGAACAGAACGTCGGGCCGGCCGCTCACCTTCGCCTTCAACGGCGGCCCGGGCGCCGCCTCCGCTTATCTGCATCTCGGTCTGGTCGGTCCGAAAATCCTGGAATTCGGGGCGACCGGCGACAATGGCACGACGCCCCGGCTGAAGGACAACCCCGAAAGCTGGCTCGCGTTCACCGATCTCGTGCTGATCGATCCGGTCGGTACCGGCTGGAGCCGCGCCGCCAGCAACGACGCGGCCGGCGGTTATTACGGCGTGCGGCAGGATGCCGACAGCCTGTCCAAGGCGATCGCGCTCTACGTCCAGAAGAACAACCGGCTCGATGCGCCGAAATACCTGCTCGGCGAGAGTTATGGCGGTTTTCGCGCCGCCAAGGTCGCCGTGTCTCTGAAGAACAGTCAGGGGATGCTGGCCTCGGGCATTATCATGCTGTCGCCGCTGGTGGAGGGTCGTTTCCTCGCCAATTCCGACGATCCCTTGAGTGCGGCGCTACAGCTTCCCTCGCTCGCCGCAGCCGAGCTGGAGCGCCGCAACCAGTTCACGCCGGAAAAGCTTGCCGATGCCGAACGTTTCGCGATCGGTGACTATCTCGTCGGGCTCGCCGGCCCCTCCCCCACCGGCCAGGCGGCCGATACGCTCTATGGCCGGGTTTCCGAACTCACCGGCATTCCGAAGGACATCGTCGTCCGCACCCGCGGTTTCGTGGGCGATGTCTATGCCAAGCAGATGGGGGGGCCGGGAAAGATCGTCAGCCCCTATGACGCTGCCTACGCGGTGCCGGATGCCTATCCGGAAGATGCCGTCACCCGCAACGACGACCCGATCCTCGAAGGTTACACGCGCGCCTATGGCGCCGCGTTTGCCGCCTATGCTCGCAACGAGCTCGGGTTTGCGAGCGAAATGACCTATTCGCTGCTGAACGAGGAGGTGAACCGCCGCTGGGAGTGGAACGGCAGCCGTGGCGGAGATTCGCGCTCGCTCGCCAGCGCCAGCACCGATATCCGCGACCTGCTTTCGGTCATCCCGTCCTTCAAGCTGATGATCGCCCACGGCTACAGCGACGCGCTGACGCCTTACGGCGCCAGCCGCTACGTCATCGACCACCTGCCGCCTGAACTTGCTGCCGGCCGCGCCGAACTGAAGGTCTATCGCGGCGGGCACATGTTCTACACCAGGCCGGATTCACGCCGCAGTTTTGCAGGCGACGTCAGGGCGTTTTACGAGGCCAAGGCGACGGATTGA
- a CDS encoding L,D-transpeptidase — translation MTSEYQMSRRAFVIGSVSMTATLAGCATTAERAPVPEMARRPIEPPSEAELQARYAAVEDSGHLLPAIPYKQIDPKYYRQRVVDPTGELPGTVVVDTPGRFLYVVEPGGTAMRYGVGIGKDGFAWQGEGVIHWRQPWPRWKPPNEMVARQPSLKKFSIENGGMDPGVKNPLGARALYIFQNGQDTLYRLHGSPEWASIGKASSSGCVRLVNQDVMDLYARVPYHARIVVHQDVLKTVPTV, via the coding sequence ATGACCAGCGAATACCAGATGTCGCGGCGCGCCTTCGTGATAGGCTCCGTCTCGATGACCGCGACGCTTGCCGGCTGCGCCACCACCGCTGAGCGAGCTCCAGTCCCGGAAATGGCCCGCCGTCCGATCGAGCCCCCCAGCGAAGCGGAGCTGCAGGCCCGGTACGCCGCCGTCGAGGACAGCGGCCACCTCCTGCCGGCGATCCCCTACAAGCAGATCGACCCGAAATATTATCGTCAGCGCGTGGTCGATCCGACCGGCGAACTGCCGGGCACGGTGGTCGTCGATACGCCCGGCCGTTTTCTCTACGTGGTGGAGCCCGGCGGCACGGCGATGCGGTACGGCGTCGGCATCGGCAAGGACGGTTTTGCCTGGCAGGGCGAAGGCGTCATCCACTGGCGCCAGCCCTGGCCGCGCTGGAAACCGCCGAACGAAATGGTCGCGCGCCAGCCGAGCCTCAAGAAGTTTTCGATCGAGAACGGCGGCATGGATCCGGGCGTCAAGAACCCGCTCGGTGCGCGGGCACTCTACATCTTCCAGAACGGCCAGGATACGCTCTACCGCCTGCATGGCTCGCCGGAATGGGCTTCCATCGGCAAGGCGTCGTCGTCGGGCTGCGTGCGCCTGGTCAACCAGGACGTCATGGATCTCTATGCGCGCGTCCCCTACCATGCCCGGATCGTCGTGCATCAGGATGTGTTGAAAACGGTGCCCACGGTCTGA
- the recX gene encoding recombination regulator RecX gives MDDETPQSDAPTPRMLSWARNSTIYRINRRMHTEKQLFDAIARKAREKFEDIGEVQVRALAEFAVKFAYDNKALDDAAFAETSTRSGMRGGRSRRAIAQKLSQKGVASSTVAAAIAEADDFHAAIILARKRAFGPFRKGALDEKRKAKEFSTFARAGFSFDIGRRIFEMSLDEAEEALDAGRHL, from the coding sequence CTGGACGACGAGACGCCGCAATCCGATGCACCGACGCCGCGCATGCTGTCATGGGCGCGCAATTCGACGATCTATCGCATAAACCGGCGCATGCACACGGAAAAGCAGCTCTTCGATGCCATAGCGCGCAAGGCACGTGAGAAATTCGAGGATATCGGCGAAGTCCAGGTCAGGGCGCTGGCCGAGTTCGCGGTGAAATTCGCCTATGACAACAAGGCGCTGGATGATGCCGCCTTTGCCGAGACGAGCACCCGCTCGGGCATGCGCGGCGGCAGGTCCAGACGGGCCATTGCCCAGAAACTGTCGCAGAAGGGCGTGGCGAGCAGCACCGTGGCGGCCGCCATTGCCGAGGCGGATGATTTCCATGCGGCCATCATCCTGGCCCGCAAACGCGCCTTCGGGCCGTTCCGGAAGGGCGCGCTCGACGAAAAACGCAAGGCGAAGGAGTTCTCCACCTTCGCCAGGGCAGGTTTCAGCTTCGATATCGGCAGGAGAATCTTCGAGATGTCGCTCGATGAGGCCGAGGAAGCGCTGGATGCGGGCCGCCACCTCTAG
- a CDS encoding group III truncated hemoglobin, which yields MSDELQGRAAHIAAIRERAEAEMKAIGVDDAFIDTLVDTFYGRILAHPELGPVFDARLSGRWPEHMAKMKSFWSSVAFRNGAYGGKPVQAHAGVANMTAELFPKWLELFAATLDDMAPSPEAKAWFMATAERIAKSLTLSLFYNPALDDPALKQA from the coding sequence ATGAGCGACGAATTGCAGGGGCGCGCGGCGCATATCGCGGCGATCCGGGAACGAGCGGAAGCGGAAATGAAGGCGATCGGCGTCGATGATGCCTTCATCGACACGCTGGTCGACACCTTTTATGGCCGCATACTGGCGCATCCGGAACTGGGACCCGTATTCGACGCGCGGCTTTCCGGACGCTGGCCGGAGCACATGGCGAAAATGAAGAGCTTCTGGTCCTCCGTCGCCTTCCGCAACGGTGCCTATGGCGGAAAGCCGGTCCAGGCGCATGCAGGCGTCGCCAACATGACGGCAGAGCTTTTCCCAAAATGGCTGGAGCTGTTTGCCGCGACGCTGGACGACATGGCTCCGAGCCCCGAGGCGAAAGCCTGGTTCATGGCAACGGCCGAGCGCATCGCAAAAAGCCTGACGCTGTCGCTCTTCTACAATCCGGCGCTGGACGACCCGGCGCTCAAGCAGGCCTGA
- a CDS encoding DUF7256 domain-containing protein produces MRKREFLIGGAALALWATAGGQGMAASSKPVDAAALAALRPGMPMSAVEKAMGSAWRAPPPHKGGLIDILENTYGVIVRIDRKGLIGSVNFNSRFEHTIAGVPMGISLADLRTTVPDMQIGEESKVRRATRFGRKQLQEGELSARITYDTVYEINISNPDAEYREPTAPPYPAASGDPGAPFSDVNLKLAVLSALMRSKAIDLGTPEELASHVLGRPVDLEKEGYERIPEALDYLSRYPLTDELLASVDWIEFDGGAAIYPYVWYFWGGEENAFDIKDLSGIRFCPNLKFISVISMIDKVDIRDLAPLTKLERVSINVPSENIEALLDLPSLRQAGRFSGAPAARGVLETLKQRGVQVN; encoded by the coding sequence ATGCGGAAGCGTGAATTTCTGATCGGCGGGGCTGCGCTGGCTCTGTGGGCGACAGCGGGAGGTCAAGGCATGGCGGCGTCGAGTAAACCGGTTGATGCCGCAGCGCTTGCGGCTCTACGACCTGGCATGCCGATGTCGGCCGTCGAGAAGGCGATGGGGTCTGCCTGGCGCGCGCCGCCGCCCCACAAGGGCGGCCTGATCGACATTCTCGAGAATACGTATGGCGTCATCGTGCGGATCGATCGGAAGGGACTGATCGGCAGCGTTAATTTCAACTCCCGCTTCGAGCATACGATTGCCGGCGTTCCCATGGGTATTTCGCTTGCCGATCTTCGCACCACTGTGCCCGATATGCAGATCGGCGAGGAAAGCAAGGTACGGCGCGCTACCCGTTTCGGCAGGAAGCAATTGCAGGAAGGCGAGCTTTCCGCCCGCATCACCTATGACACGGTCTACGAGATCAACATTTCCAATCCCGATGCCGAATATAGGGAGCCGACCGCACCGCCCTACCCGGCCGCAAGCGGCGATCCCGGCGCGCCTTTCTCGGATGTTAACCTGAAGCTGGCGGTGCTCTCTGCCCTTATGCGTTCCAAGGCGATTGATCTCGGCACGCCGGAAGAGCTTGCGAGCCATGTGCTGGGCCGCCCGGTCGACCTGGAAAAGGAGGGTTACGAGCGCATTCCGGAAGCGCTGGATTATCTCTCCCGCTATCCTTTGACCGACGAACTCCTGGCTTCCGTCGACTGGATCGAATTCGACGGAGGCGCTGCGATCTACCCCTATGTCTGGTATTTCTGGGGCGGCGAAGAAAACGCGTTCGATATCAAGGACCTGTCAGGTATCCGCTTCTGCCCGAACCTGAAATTCATCTCCGTGATCTCGATGATCGACAAGGTTGATATTCGCGACCTAGCGCCGCTTACGAAACTGGAACGGGTCAGCATCAACGTTCCGTCCGAAAACATCGAAGCATTGCTCGATCTGCCGTCGCTCAGACAAGCGGGCCGTTTTTCCGGGGCGCCGGCCGCACGCGGAGTTTTGGAAACGTTGAAGCAGCGCGGCGTGCAGGTAAACTAG
- the pcaF gene encoding 3-oxoadipyl-CoA thiolase, with protein MTEAYICDYIRTPIGRFGGSLSAVRADDLGAIPLKALMERNASVDWEAVADVIYGCANQAGEDNRNVARMSALLAGLPVSLGGTTMNRLCGSGMDAVITAARAIKAGEAELMIAGGVESMSRAPFVMPKADTAFSRNAEIFDTTIGWRFVNPLMKKQYGVDSMPETGDNVAIDYKISREDQDAFAVRSQAKASAAQENGRLAKEITSVTIPQRKGDPVIVSKDEHPRATSMEALAKLRVLNKIEGATVTAGNASGVNDGAAALIIASEAAAKKYGLTPIARIMGGATAGVPPRIMGIGPAPATQKLCARLGISPKDFDVIELNEAFASQGIAVLRELGLQEDAEHINPNGGAIALGHPLGMSGARISGTAALELSLRKGRYALATMCIGVGQGIAVALERV; from the coding sequence ATGACCGAAGCCTATATCTGCGATTATATCCGCACTCCGATCGGCCGTTTCGGCGGCTCGCTCTCCGCCGTTCGTGCCGACGACCTTGGCGCTATCCCTCTGAAAGCGTTGATGGAACGTAACGCTTCCGTCGATTGGGAAGCGGTTGCCGATGTCATCTACGGCTGCGCCAACCAGGCCGGCGAAGACAATCGCAACGTCGCCCGCATGTCGGCGCTGCTTGCCGGACTGCCGGTCTCGCTCGGCGGCACCACCATGAACCGCCTCTGCGGTTCGGGCATGGATGCGGTCATCACCGCCGCCCGCGCCATCAAGGCGGGCGAGGCCGAACTGATGATCGCTGGCGGCGTCGAAAGCATGTCCAGAGCGCCCTTCGTGATGCCCAAGGCCGATACCGCGTTCTCGCGCAATGCCGAGATCTTTGACACCACGATCGGCTGGCGCTTCGTCAACCCGCTGATGAAGAAGCAGTATGGCGTCGATTCCATGCCGGAAACCGGCGACAACGTGGCGATCGATTACAAGATTTCCCGCGAAGACCAGGACGCGTTTGCGGTCCGCAGCCAGGCGAAGGCCTCGGCAGCTCAGGAGAACGGCCGTCTCGCCAAGGAAATCACCTCGGTGACCATCCCGCAGCGGAAGGGCGATCCGGTGATCGTTTCGAAGGACGAACATCCCCGCGCGACCAGCATGGAAGCGCTTGCCAAGCTCAGGGTGTTGAACAAGATCGAGGGTGCTACGGTGACCGCCGGCAACGCGTCGGGCGTCAACGACGGCGCAGCGGCCCTGATCATCGCCTCGGAAGCGGCGGCGAAGAAATACGGCTTGACCCCGATCGCCCGCATCATGGGCGGCGCCACCGCCGGCGTTCCGCCGCGCATCATGGGCATCGGCCCGGCGCCGGCCACCCAGAAGCTTTGCGCCCGTCTCGGCATCTCGCCGAAGGATTTCGACGTGATCGAACTCAACGAAGCCTTTGCGAGCCAGGGCATCGCGGTTCTTCGCGAACTCGGCCTGCAGGAAGACGCCGAACATATTAACCCGAACGGCGGCGCGATCGCACTTGGCCACCCGCTCGGCATGTCCGGCGCCCGCATTTCCGGCACCGCAGCGCTCGAACTGTCGCTCCGCAAGGGCCGTTACGCGCTTGCGACGATGTGCATCGGCGTGGGGCAGGGGATCGCGGTCGCTCTGGAACGCGTGTGA
- a CDS encoding CoA transferase subunit B: MTLNTREDIKLSNAQIAWRAAQDIKDGAYVNLGIGFPEMVARYQPPGREAIFHTENGILNFGEAPAEGEEDWDLINAGKKAVTLKPGAAFFHHADSFAMVRGGHLDVAILGALQVAQNGDLANWRVGSKGVPAVGGAMDLVHGAKQVCVITEHVTKNGDPKLVEACTFPLTGVACITRVYTSHAVVDIVEKHFVLREKLAGMTVEELQAMTGARLHIDGPVADLVVPKL, from the coding sequence ATGACCCTCAACACCCGAGAAGACATCAAGCTTTCCAACGCCCAGATCGCCTGGCGCGCCGCCCAGGACATAAAGGACGGCGCCTATGTGAACCTCGGCATCGGTTTTCCGGAAATGGTCGCCCGCTACCAGCCGCCGGGCCGCGAGGCGATCTTCCACACCGAAAACGGCATCCTCAACTTCGGCGAAGCGCCGGCCGAAGGCGAGGAGGACTGGGACCTGATCAACGCCGGCAAGAAGGCCGTGACGCTGAAGCCGGGCGCTGCCTTCTTCCACCACGCCGACAGCTTTGCCATGGTGCGCGGCGGACATCTCGACGTCGCCATATTGGGCGCGCTGCAGGTGGCCCAGAACGGCGACCTCGCCAACTGGCGGGTCGGCTCAAAGGGCGTGCCGGCCGTCGGTGGCGCCATGGACCTCGTGCACGGCGCCAAGCAGGTCTGCGTCATCACCGAACACGTCACCAAGAACGGCGACCCGAAATTAGTTGAAGCTTGCACCTTTCCGCTGACCGGCGTTGCCTGTATCACTCGGGTCTATACGAGCCACGCCGTCGTCGACATCGTCGAGAAGCATTTCGTCCTGCGCGAAAAGCTCGCCGGCATGACAGTCGAGGAACTGCAGGCCATGACCGGCGCGCGCCTCCATATCGATGGACCGGTTGCCGATCTCGTCGTGCCGAAACTGTGA
- a CDS encoding 3-oxoacid CoA-transferase subunit A, translating to MDKTIGSTAEAVSEIGDGATIMIGGFGGSGAPIELIHSLIDKGIKDLTVINNNAGNGRIGIAAMIDAGMVRKMICSFPKSSDPRAFTDRYLAGQIELELVPQGTLAERIRAGGAGIPAFYTPTAYGTELANGKVIAEFDGRHYVQERWLKADFAIVKAQLGDPLGNLTYNKAGRNFNPLMCMAAAKTIVQVSKIVPPGGIDPEHVVTPGIFIDRVVEVPNPQQEEILIRAGVAYAPGAQV from the coding sequence ATGGACAAGACAATCGGGAGCACGGCGGAAGCCGTCTCCGAGATCGGTGATGGCGCGACCATCATGATCGGCGGTTTTGGCGGATCGGGGGCGCCGATCGAACTGATCCACTCCCTGATCGACAAGGGTATCAAGGACTTAACCGTTATCAACAACAATGCCGGCAATGGTCGTATCGGAATTGCCGCGATGATCGACGCGGGCATGGTCAGGAAGATGATCTGCTCGTTTCCGAAGTCGTCGGATCCGCGCGCCTTTACCGACCGTTATCTCGCGGGCCAGATCGAGCTTGAACTCGTGCCCCAGGGCACGCTTGCCGAGCGTATCCGCGCCGGCGGCGCTGGCATCCCGGCCTTCTACACCCCGACCGCCTACGGAACCGAACTTGCCAACGGCAAGGTGATCGCCGAGTTCGACGGCCGCCATTATGTCCAGGAGCGCTGGCTGAAGGCGGATTTCGCCATCGTCAAGGCGCAGCTCGGCGATCCATTGGGCAACCTCACCTACAACAAGGCCGGCCGCAACTTTAATCCGCTGATGTGCATGGCCGCCGCCAAGACGATCGTGCAGGTGTCGAAGATCGTGCCCCCAGGCGGCATCGATCCCGAGCATGTCGTGACGCCCGGCATCTTCATCGACCGCGTCGTCGAAGTGCCCAACCCCCAGCAGGAAGAAATCCTCATTCGCGCCGGAGTGGCTTACGCCCCAGGAGCACAGGTATGA
- a CDS encoding IclR family transcriptional regulator, translating into MQETDFVSGFARGLKVIEAFGETTPRLAIADVAKATGLDRATARRCLLTLAELGYADYDGKFFVLTPKILRLGHAYLSATPLPHIVQPFLDKLAEEVHQSASASVLDGTEVVYIARASQKRVMSINLMPGSRLPAYCASMGRVLLAAMPDNESLALLKQSNLKSFTPRTLTDPIRLMEELARVREQGFAVIDQELELGLCSIAVPLENDRGRVVAAINIGAPAASVPAAEMADRYLEPLKSVARLLKSLLR; encoded by the coding sequence ATGCAGGAAACGGATTTCGTCAGCGGTTTCGCGCGAGGCCTGAAGGTCATCGAGGCATTCGGTGAGACGACGCCGCGGCTGGCGATCGCCGATGTGGCGAAGGCGACCGGGCTCGACCGGGCGACGGCCCGCCGCTGCCTGCTGACCCTGGCCGAACTCGGTTATGCCGACTATGACGGAAAATTCTTCGTGCTGACGCCGAAGATCTTGCGGCTCGGCCATGCCTATCTCTCCGCCACCCCCCTGCCCCACATCGTCCAGCCTTTTCTCGACAAGCTCGCCGAGGAGGTTCACCAGAGCGCGTCCGCAAGCGTGCTCGACGGCACCGAGGTCGTTTATATCGCCCGCGCCTCGCAGAAGCGGGTGATGTCGATCAACCTGATGCCCGGCAGCCGCCTCCCCGCCTATTGCGCCTCGATGGGCCGCGTCCTGCTGGCGGCCATGCCCGACAACGAGAGCCTGGCGCTCCTGAAACAGAGCAATCTCAAATCCTTCACGCCCCGCACGCTCACCGACCCCATCCGGCTGATGGAGGAGCTTGCCCGCGTCCGCGAGCAGGGTTTTGCCGTCATCGACCAGGAACTGGAACTCGGCCTCTGTTCGATCGCGGTGCCGCTGGAAAACGATCGCGGCCGGGTGGTCGCCGCAATCAATATCGGCGCGCCGGCGGCAAGCGTCCCCGCCGCCGAAATGGCGGACCGGTATCTGGAGCCGCTGAAGAGCGTTGCAAGGCTTCTGAAATCGCTGCTGCGCTGA
- a CDS encoding WGR domain-containing protein, which yields MTSGPLPLTRRDPARNMARFYVLSVEPDLFEGAALTRNWGRIGTKGRFRIDLFGSRLEAERRLVALVRSKVKRGYRRPAEAG from the coding sequence ATGACCAGCGGACCGCTTCCCCTCACCCGCCGCGACCCCGCCCGCAACATGGCCCGCTTCTACGTGCTTAGCGTCGAACCCGATCTTTTCGAGGGAGCGGCGCTCACCCGCAACTGGGGCCGTATCGGTACCAAGGGCCGTTTCCGCATCGATCTGTTCGGCTCGCGGCTGGAGGCGGAACGCCGGCTGGTGGCGCTTGTCCGCAGCAAGGTGAAGCGCGGTTATCGGCGACCGGCGGAGGCAGGTTGA
- a CDS encoding sunset domain-containing protein, which produces MSKFPLLVFAASLAAFTTTGGYAIAPREWYDPACNIKGNVSISSRERIFHVLGQLDYNATIISRQYGERSFCSEDEAQSAGWRKATR; this is translated from the coding sequence ATGAGCAAATTTCCGCTTCTGGTATTCGCCGCCTCACTCGCCGCTTTCACCACGACTGGCGGCTACGCAATTGCGCCGCGCGAGTGGTACGACCCCGCCTGCAACATCAAAGGCAATGTCTCCATCAGTTCCCGGGAACGAATCTTTCATGTTCTCGGGCAGCTGGATTACAATGCCACTATTATCAGCAGGCAATACGGAGAGCGATCGTTCTGCAGCGAAGATGAGGCACAGTCTGCGGGCTGGCGCAAGGCTACCCGCTAA